The following proteins come from a genomic window of Polyangiaceae bacterium:
- the thiD gene encoding bifunctional hydroxymethylpyrimidine kinase/phosphomethylpyrimidine kinase, with protein MIGRVLIVAGSDSGGGAGIQADIKTVTLLGGYAATAITALTAQNTRGVADVLPIPPAFVARQMEVVLEDIGADCIKTGMLHSAEVIEAVVRTLERKGRGIPVVVDPVMVAKGGAPLLSPEAVSAVKLRLIPSAALLTPNAPEAAVLTGVAVESVDDLGRAADVLLALGASAVLLKGGHLAGDTVVDLLRTADGDEWRFESERIQSRSTHGTGCTLASAIAAGIAEGLRLSDAVERARSYVLEAIRTAPGLGTGHGPLNHGHVLAPGEA; from the coding sequence ATGATCGGACGCGTGCTCATCGTCGCCGGCTCGGACTCGGGCGGCGGAGCCGGCATTCAGGCGGACATCAAGACCGTGACGCTGCTTGGCGGCTACGCGGCTACCGCCATCACCGCGCTCACGGCGCAAAACACCCGTGGCGTCGCTGACGTGCTGCCCATTCCGCCCGCCTTCGTCGCGCGGCAGATGGAGGTGGTGCTCGAGGACATCGGCGCCGACTGCATCAAGACCGGCATGCTGCACTCGGCGGAGGTGATCGAAGCCGTGGTTCGGACGCTGGAGCGAAAGGGGCGCGGCATTCCCGTGGTCGTCGACCCGGTGATGGTCGCCAAGGGCGGCGCGCCGTTGCTGTCGCCGGAGGCCGTGAGCGCCGTGAAGCTGCGGCTGATCCCGTCGGCGGCGCTCCTCACTCCGAATGCGCCGGAGGCCGCCGTCCTCACCGGTGTGGCGGTGGAGAGCGTGGACGACCTCGGCCGCGCGGCGGACGTGTTGCTCGCGCTGGGCGCGAGCGCGGTGCTCTTGAAGGGCGGACACCTGGCGGGGGACACGGTGGTGGATCTGCTGCGCACCGCGGACGGTGACGAGTGGCGCTTCGAGAGCGAGCGCATCCAATCGCGCAGCACTCACGGGACCGGCTGCACGCTGGCCTCCGCCATCGCCGCCGGAATTGCCGAAGGGCTGCGGCTCTCGGACGCGGTGGAACGTGCCCGAAGCTACGTGCTGGAAGCCATTCGCACGGCGCCGGGGCTCGGCACCGGTCATGGGCCGCTCAATCACGGTCACGTTCTCGCGCCGGGTGAAGCATGA
- a CDS encoding FKBP-type peptidyl-prolyl cis-trans isomerase, producing the protein MKLRPLFFGVLLFSLAACDKEEQPKPEPTVGTVDLAASQRPARPHPPRRAARPMPPKPKDIPAPEDVAEPPKTAKKTKTGLYTLVLEKGKGKTHPKPEDKVKVHYTGWTKDGKMFDSSVARDQPAEFSVGQVIKGWTEALQLMVEGEKRRLWIPADLAYGEHPQFGPAGQLTFDVELLEIVQPPKPIPAPSDVKAAPKTATKTDSGLAYRVLKKGTGTKHPAATDRVTVVYTGWTPDGKMFDSSTLHDGPATFPLNHVIKGWTEGVQLMVEGEKMRFWIPSDLAYGDKPRRPGAPAGPLVFDVELVTIH; encoded by the coding sequence ATGAAGCTCCGACCGCTCTTCTTCGGCGTACTCCTGTTCTCCCTGGCCGCGTGCGACAAGGAGGAGCAACCGAAGCCCGAGCCCACGGTGGGCACGGTGGATCTGGCCGCGAGCCAGCGGCCCGCTCGGCCTCACCCGCCGCGCCGCGCGGCGCGGCCGATGCCACCCAAGCCCAAGGACATTCCCGCGCCGGAGGACGTTGCGGAGCCGCCCAAGACGGCGAAGAAGACCAAGACCGGCCTCTACACGCTGGTGCTCGAGAAGGGCAAAGGCAAGACGCACCCCAAGCCCGAAGACAAGGTGAAGGTGCACTACACGGGCTGGACCAAAGACGGAAAGATGTTCGACAGCTCCGTCGCGCGGGACCAACCCGCGGAGTTTTCCGTGGGGCAGGTGATCAAGGGCTGGACCGAAGCGCTGCAGCTGATGGTCGAAGGCGAAAAGCGTCGCTTGTGGATCCCCGCGGACCTGGCCTACGGCGAGCACCCTCAGTTCGGTCCCGCGGGGCAGCTGACCTTCGACGTGGAGCTCTTGGAGATCGTCCAGCCGCCGAAGCCGATCCCCGCGCCTTCGGACGTGAAGGCGGCGCCCAAGACGGCGACGAAGACGGACAGCGGGCTCGCGTATCGCGTGCTGAAGAAGGGCACCGGCACGAAGCACCCCGCCGCCACGGATCGCGTGACCGTCGTCTACACGGGCTGGACTCCGGACGGGAAGATGTTCGACAGCTCCACGCTGCATGACGGGCCCGCGACGTTCCCCCTGAACCACGTCATCAAGGGCTGGACCGAGGGCGTTCAGCTGATGGTGGAAGGGGAGAAGATGCGCTTCTGGATCCCGAGTGATCTGGCCTACGGCGACAAGCCGCGGCGCCCCGGCGCGCCGGCCGGTCCTCTCGTCTTCGACGTCGAGCTGGTGACGATCCACTGA
- a CDS encoding FAD-dependent oxidoreductase has product MDARLGTEERPVRVAVVGAGPAGFFTADALLRRDAPVFDVDVFERLPTPFGLVRAGVAPDHQKIKNVTKTFDRTAKESRFRFMGNVRVGRDISAEELAEHYDQVVYAVGSSSDRRLGIPGEELRDCHAATAFVGWYNAHPDFRDFPFDLQTGRAVVVGVGNVALDISRVLLRSPAELAKTDIAGHALDVLEHSKIREVVLLARRGPAEAAFEQKELADIAALEGVSVHIDPEVLERDAARVGELDAKARRNVEYMLELTRAQKQKTERALTIRFLTSPLEVLEGEPDRVRGVLVEKNELVEGERGPTARGTGETFEIDAGIVFRSVGYYGLPLPDVPYDQKRGIIPNEEGRVLDAPGGSILPGVYAVGWIRRGPVGVIGTNKADAQAVAELMAEDLPKLSGRSDAAVTHAAVDALLARRGVRVASYADWGVIDQLEVSQGKERGKIREKLTTVEQMLDSLPPRRR; this is encoded by the coding sequence ATGGACGCCCGTTTGGGAACCGAAGAGCGCCCCGTGCGCGTCGCCGTCGTGGGTGCCGGTCCGGCCGGCTTCTTCACCGCGGACGCGCTCTTGCGTCGAGACGCCCCCGTCTTCGACGTCGACGTCTTCGAGCGACTGCCGACGCCGTTTGGCCTCGTGCGCGCCGGTGTCGCGCCGGACCACCAAAAAATAAAGAACGTCACCAAGACCTTCGACCGTACGGCGAAGGAGAGTCGCTTCCGCTTCATGGGCAACGTGAGGGTGGGGCGCGACATCAGCGCGGAAGAGCTTGCCGAGCACTATGACCAGGTGGTGTACGCCGTGGGCAGCTCCAGCGACCGTCGCCTCGGCATCCCCGGGGAAGAGCTGCGGGATTGTCACGCCGCTACGGCCTTCGTCGGCTGGTACAACGCGCACCCGGACTTTCGGGACTTTCCCTTCGACCTTCAAACCGGGCGCGCCGTGGTGGTGGGCGTGGGCAATGTGGCCCTCGACATCAGCCGCGTGCTGCTCCGGAGCCCCGCAGAGCTCGCCAAGACGGACATCGCGGGGCATGCCCTGGACGTGCTCGAGCACAGCAAGATCCGCGAGGTGGTGCTGCTCGCGCGACGCGGGCCCGCGGAGGCGGCCTTCGAGCAGAAAGAGCTCGCGGACATCGCGGCGCTCGAGGGCGTCAGCGTGCACATCGACCCGGAGGTCCTGGAGCGAGATGCGGCGCGCGTCGGCGAGCTCGATGCGAAAGCGCGCCGCAACGTGGAGTACATGCTGGAGCTCACGCGGGCGCAGAAGCAGAAGACCGAGCGCGCGCTGACCATTCGTTTCCTGACCTCTCCCTTGGAGGTGCTCGAGGGGGAGCCGGATCGGGTGCGCGGCGTGCTGGTGGAGAAGAACGAGCTGGTGGAGGGAGAGCGCGGGCCAACGGCGCGGGGCACCGGCGAGACCTTCGAGATCGACGCCGGCATCGTGTTTCGTTCGGTGGGCTACTACGGCCTGCCGTTGCCGGACGTGCCGTACGATCAGAAGCGGGGCATCATTCCGAACGAAGAGGGTCGCGTGCTCGATGCTCCCGGCGGCTCGATCCTTCCCGGGGTGTATGCCGTCGGCTGGATCCGCCGTGGCCCCGTCGGTGTGATCGGGACCAACAAGGCGGACGCCCAGGCCGTGGCCGAGCTCATGGCGGAGGATCTACCGAAGCTCTCGGGGCGGAGCGACGCGGCCGTGACTCACGCGGCGGTGGATGCGCTCTTGGCTCGCCGGGGCGTGCGGGTCGCGAGCTACGCGGACTGGGGCGTGATCGACCAGCTCGAGGTGTCCCAGGGCAAAGAGCGAGGAAAGATCCGCGAAAAGCTGACCACCGTGGAGCAAATGTTGGACTCGCTCCCGCCGCGGCGACGCTAA